The Niastella koreensis GR20-10 genome includes a window with the following:
- a CDS encoding methyltransferase has product MVSETISTNVEVTPMHILQTGLGFWSSKVLLTAVNFKLFTLLAQGHKTADELRTALNLQQRGLTDFLDALVAMNFLEREGNGARAQYFNTQESDTFLDKNKPSYVGGILEMANNRLYPFWSHLDEALQTGMPQNEVKSGGKSLFETLYDDEQKLEEFVAAMGGIQAGNFNAFASQFNFSGFETHCDVGGAGADLSIHIALHNPAVHSISWDLPRVAPIANRNIERFKVQDRVVTQSGDFFKDEFPKADIITMGNILHDWDLEQKKMLIQKAYKALSKGGALVAIENVIDDERRQNAFGLLMSLNMLIETHGGFDYTAADFTSWAKDAGFTRVDIMHLTGPSSAVIAYK; this is encoded by the coding sequence ATGGTTTCAGAAACTATCTCAACAAATGTAGAGGTAACGCCCATGCACATATTGCAAACAGGATTGGGGTTCTGGTCATCAAAGGTCTTACTCACTGCAGTTAACTTTAAATTATTTACGTTGCTGGCGCAGGGACATAAAACCGCGGATGAATTAAGAACAGCACTGAACCTTCAGCAAAGAGGGCTAACCGATTTTCTGGATGCACTGGTGGCCATGAATTTTCTGGAAAGGGAAGGCAATGGCGCCCGGGCCCAATATTTCAATACGCAGGAATCGGACACCTTTCTTGACAAAAACAAACCATCTTATGTTGGTGGCATCCTGGAAATGGCCAATAACCGGCTCTATCCTTTCTGGAGTCATTTAGATGAAGCACTGCAAACAGGCATGCCGCAGAATGAAGTAAAGAGTGGCGGCAAATCCTTGTTTGAAACCCTGTACGATGATGAACAGAAGTTAGAAGAGTTTGTGGCCGCCATGGGTGGCATCCAGGCCGGTAATTTTAATGCCTTTGCCAGTCAGTTTAATTTTTCAGGTTTTGAAACCCATTGTGATGTAGGCGGCGCCGGCGCCGACCTTTCCATCCATATTGCCCTTCATAACCCGGCAGTACATTCGATAAGCTGGGACCTGCCCCGGGTAGCGCCCATTGCCAATCGCAATATTGAACGCTTTAAAGTGCAGGACCGGGTAGTAACCCAATCAGGCGATTTCTTTAAAGACGAGTTTCCAAAAGCCGATATAATTACCATGGGTAATATTCTGCACGACTGGGACCTTGAGCAGAAGAAAATGCTTATTCAAAAAGCATATAAAGCATTGTCCAAAGGAGGCGCCCTGGTGGCCATCGAGAATGTTATTGATGATGAACGCAGGCAAAATGCCTTTGGCCTGCTGATGTCGCTGAACATGTTGATTGAAACGCATGGCGGTTTCGATTATACAGCCGCAGACTTCACCAGCTGGGCAAAGGATGCCGGTTTTACCAGGGTAGACATCATGCACCTCACCGGACCCAGCAGCGCCGTGATCGCTTATAAATAG
- a CDS encoding Dam family site-specific DNA-(adenine-N6)-methyltransferase, giving the protein MIKDRFYPPTGQLLKWIGNKQKFAAVITDNFPPQFNRYLEPFLGSGAILATVAPVNGIGADTFKPLIEIWQTLKSQPTIVKAWYAERRCLIKNETTKEQIYKSVQQSYNSKPNGADFLFLSRSCYGGVIRFRKTDGYMSTRCGPHTPIPPESFNKRVDRWYNRIKHTEFMHADYKETFAMAQKGDLIYCDPPYSFSQSILYGAQAFSLAELFEEIARAKQKGVFVALSIDGHKKSGNFICDLPIPPNLFEREVFVDVGVSMLRRFQREGETLNDENVHDRLLLTY; this is encoded by the coding sequence ATGATAAAAGACAGATTTTATCCGCCTACAGGCCAACTGCTGAAATGGATTGGTAACAAACAAAAATTCGCGGCTGTTATCACCGATAACTTCCCGCCACAATTCAACCGGTACCTGGAACCCTTTTTAGGCAGCGGGGCCATCCTGGCAACAGTAGCGCCTGTTAACGGCATTGGGGCAGATACCTTTAAACCCCTGATCGAGATCTGGCAAACATTAAAAAGCCAGCCTACCATAGTAAAAGCCTGGTATGCCGAGCGCCGCTGCCTTATTAAAAACGAAACCACGAAAGAACAGATCTATAAAAGCGTTCAACAATCTTATAACAGCAAGCCCAATGGAGCTGATTTTCTTTTCCTGTCAAGGTCGTGTTATGGCGGCGTCATCAGGTTTAGAAAAACAGACGGCTATATGTCAACCCGCTGTGGCCCCCATACGCCTATTCCTCCCGAATCTTTTAATAAACGGGTAGACAGGTGGTACAACCGGATAAAGCATACCGAATTCATGCACGCCGATTACAAAGAAACTTTTGCCATGGCCCAAAAAGGCGATCTGATCTATTGCGATCCGCCCTACTCCTTCAGCCAAAGTATTCTGTATGGTGCGCAGGCTTTTAGCCTGGCTGAGCTGTTTGAAGAAATCGCCCGGGCAAAACAAAAAGGCGTATTTGTAGCGCTTAGCATCGATGGTCATAAAAAATCGGGCAACTTCATTTGCGATCTGCCTATTCCTCCCAACCTGTTTGAACGCGAAGTGTTTGTTGACGTAGGCGTTTCCATGCTGCGCCGATTTCAGCGGGAAGGCGAAACCCTAAACGATGAAAACGTACACGACCGGCTTTTATTAACGTATTAA
- a CDS encoding PorP/SprF family type IX secretion system membrane protein yields MKKLYISWLFVLSVMVVQAQQKPHYTQYILNNYILNPALTGIENYWDVKASARDQWVGLNGAPRTAYVTVQGPIDKEDTKTTPTSFQLPGENPRGESYWENYTPSKPHSGIGLILLNDHTGNFNNFTANVTYAYHIGLTPNTNLAAGFGAGINQLHRDMSKTDFGDGVNTDPAQTSGNINKLKPDLNAGLWLYSRDYFVGVSAQQIIPSAISYGNNTAPVTGKAIPHFFATAGYRFLLNDDINALPSVMVKYVQGTPTNPQFDVNMKLQYQDLLWLGASYRLQDGYAGMVGLNVANTFNIGYSYDYTKTALNTASRGTHELIIGFLIGNRYADTCPRNVW; encoded by the coding sequence ATGAAAAAACTGTACATAAGCTGGTTGTTTGTTTTGAGTGTAATGGTTGTGCAGGCACAACAAAAACCTCACTATACCCAATATATTTTAAACAATTACATTTTGAACCCCGCGCTTACGGGTATCGAAAATTACTGGGATGTAAAAGCAAGCGCCCGCGATCAGTGGGTTGGGTTGAACGGGGCGCCGCGAACCGCTTATGTAACGGTACAGGGACCTATTGACAAGGAAGACACAAAAACAACGCCTACTTCTTTTCAATTACCCGGTGAAAACCCGCGCGGCGAATCCTATTGGGAGAACTACACACCTTCCAAACCACACAGCGGCATCGGGCTGATCCTGTTAAACGATCATACCGGCAACTTCAACAACTTTACTGCGAATGTTACGTACGCTTATCATATAGGCCTAACGCCCAACACCAACCTGGCGGCTGGTTTTGGCGCCGGTATCAACCAGTTGCATCGTGATATGTCCAAGACTGACTTTGGCGATGGCGTAAATACAGATCCGGCGCAAACCAGTGGTAATATAAACAAGTTGAAACCCGACCTCAATGCGGGGCTTTGGTTGTATTCAAGAGATTATTTTGTGGGGGTGTCTGCCCAACAGATCATTCCTTCAGCGATAAGCTATGGCAATAATACCGCGCCGGTTACCGGCAAAGCCATTCCGCATTTCTTTGCCACAGCGGGGTATCGTTTTTTGTTGAACGACGATATCAATGCCCTGCCTTCTGTTATGGTAAAATACGTGCAGGGTACCCCTACGAACCCACAGTTTGATGTAAACATGAAACTGCAATACCAGGACCTGTTATGGCTGGGCGCCAGTTATCGCCTGCAGGATGGCTATGCCGGTATGGTTGGTCTGAATGTGGCAAATACTTTTAATATTGGTTACTCCTACGATTATACAAAAACAGCCTTAAATACTGCCAGCAGGGGCACGCACGAACTGATCATTGGTTTTTTGATTGGTAACCGGTATGCCGATACCTGTCCGCGGAATGTATGGTGA
- a CDS encoding alpha/beta hydrolase, whose protein sequence is MKQTILLLLLATCLHLHAQTTYEIKKNIGYYPETASQNDSYIKSQCTIDLYYPANKKNFTTVIWFHGGGLTGGSKEIPKQLMENGFAVIGVGYRLSPKVKAATCIEDAAAATNWVFKHIAEYGGNPNAIFISGHSAGAYLSLMITMDKKYLNKYDFDANKIAGVISLSSQTITHFAIRNERGIKETQPVIDEYAPLYHVRQDLPPIILFTGDAEKEMLGRYEENAYLYRMLKLNKVAEVKLYKMDGYDHGSMPQASYPLMIKEIARLQKEIKN, encoded by the coding sequence ATGAAACAAACGATCCTGCTTCTTTTATTGGCTACCTGCCTGCACCTGCATGCCCAAACCACGTATGAAATAAAGAAGAACATTGGCTATTATCCCGAGACTGCTTCGCAAAACGACAGCTATATCAAATCTCAATGTACCATTGACCTTTATTACCCTGCCAACAAAAAGAACTTCACCACCGTGATCTGGTTCCATGGGGGCGGACTAACCGGCGGCAGCAAAGAGATCCCTAAACAGCTTATGGAGAATGGTTTTGCGGTGATTGGGGTGGGTTACCGGCTTTCGCCAAAAGTAAAAGCAGCAACCTGCATTGAAGATGCGGCAGCGGCCACCAACTGGGTGTTCAAACATATTGCAGAATATGGCGGAAATCCCAATGCCATCTTTATCTCCGGGCATTCTGCAGGCGCTTATCTTTCATTGATGATCACCATGGACAAAAAATACCTGAATAAATACGACTTCGATGCTAACAAAATAGCCGGTGTTATTTCGCTCAGTTCACAAACCATCACGCATTTCGCCATCAGGAATGAAAGAGGCATAAAAGAAACGCAACCTGTAATTGACGAATATGCGCCGCTGTACCATGTCCGGCAGGACCTTCCGCCCATTATTTTGTTTACAGGCGATGCAGAAAAAGAAATGCTGGGCCGGTATGAAGAAAATGCTTACCTGTACAGAATGCTGAAGTTAAATAAAGTGGCAGAAGTAAAACTCTATAAAATGGATGGGTACGATCACGGCAGTATGCCGCAGGCCTCTTATCCGTTGATGATAAAAGAAATTGCCCGTTTACAAAAGGAAATAAAAAATTAG
- a CDS encoding fatty acid desaturase family protein: MQKKPGRELILATKPFAKEIVWKSWLYSLTTLAILMALVSGIYLLDNIYLRVACSIGAGLTMVRMFVIYHDHQHHTILNRSVPANILFNLYGIFILAPTSIWKRSHDYHHNHNSKLFSASIGSYPIMTKQRFLQASKAEQRGYLAVRHPLTIGFGYITMFIIGMCLRSFLSAPKRHWDSLIALIVHFTISTLVFVYLGWLTWLLAAFIPFLLAFMIGSYLFYAQHNFPGVTFREKDDWCYEEAAMSSSSYMVMNPFWKWVTANIGYHHIHHINSRIPFYRLPEVMAKLPQLKEAKTTSLNPWDIVACFKLKVWDPGTNTMVGLKEVYYEQPAISAITAS, encoded by the coding sequence ATGCAAAAAAAACCGGGTCGGGAGCTGATCCTTGCTACAAAACCGTTTGCCAAAGAAATTGTATGGAAAAGCTGGTTGTACAGCTTAACTACCCTCGCTATCCTGATGGCGCTTGTTTCAGGCATTTATTTGTTGGACAATATTTACCTGCGGGTTGCCTGCAGCATTGGCGCCGGACTTACCATGGTGCGCATGTTCGTGATCTATCACGATCACCAGCATCATACCATCCTTAACCGGTCGGTTCCTGCCAATATCCTTTTCAACCTGTACGGTATTTTCATCCTGGCGCCTACCAGCATCTGGAAGCGGAGCCACGATTATCACCACAACCATAATTCAAAATTATTCAGCGCCAGCATTGGTTCATATCCTATTATGACCAAACAACGGTTTCTGCAGGCCTCCAAAGCCGAGCAGCGTGGGTACCTGGCTGTGCGTCACCCGTTGACCATTGGTTTTGGCTATATCACCATGTTTATTATCGGCATGTGTTTGCGCTCTTTTCTCAGTGCGCCTAAACGTCACTGGGACTCACTCATTGCGTTGATCGTTCACTTTACCATCAGCACCCTGGTTTTTGTTTACCTGGGCTGGCTTACCTGGTTGCTCGCTGCCTTCATTCCATTTTTACTGGCCTTTATGATAGGCTCGTATCTGTTTTATGCGCAGCATAATTTCCCGGGCGTAACCTTCAGGGAAAAAGACGACTGGTGTTATGAGGAAGCAGCCATGTCATCGAGCAGCTACATGGTGATGAACCCATTCTGGAAATGGGTTACCGCCAACATCGGTTATCATCACATTCACCATATCAATTCGCGCATTCCGTTTTACCGTCTTCCCGAAGTAATGGCAAAGCTGCCACAGTTGAAGGAAGCAAAAACAACCAGCCTGAATCCCTGGGATATTGTGGCCTGTTTTAAGTTGAAGGTTTGGGACCCCGGTACCAATACAATGGTAGGACTTAAAGAAGTGTACTACGAACAGCCTGCCATAAGCGCGATCACCGCCAGTTAA
- a CDS encoding lysophospholipid acyltransferase family protein yields the protein MQGLIYYISLPFIYFLSLLPFPILYRVSDGFYFILYYVIGYRKKIVLQNLRNSFPEKPEKEINRLCKDYFHYLSDLFLESFKTLTIGRASMLKRCTLSPEAKDIFDRYNQEGQSIMLVMGHYGNWEWAGNTFSILCKQKLFVVYHPFRNKYFNGLIVRMRTRFGTGLIAMKDTFKDMVRNKAMITTTAFIADQTPSPESASWTTFLNQDTPVFKGTEKIAQKMGYPIVYITIKRLKRGYYNILAEVLVENAKNTAEGEISELHTARLEKDIREQPEIWLWSHRRWKHKRPVEKKSFV from the coding sequence ATGCAAGGGCTGATTTATTACATTTCGTTACCGTTCATTTATTTTCTTTCCCTCCTACCCTTTCCAATCTTATACAGGGTTAGTGATGGGTTCTATTTTATTCTTTACTACGTAATTGGCTATCGTAAAAAGATAGTTTTGCAAAACCTTCGCAATTCTTTCCCCGAAAAACCGGAAAAAGAGATCAACAGATTGTGCAAGGATTATTTTCACTACCTCAGCGATCTCTTCCTCGAGAGTTTTAAAACGCTTACCATCGGGCGCGCGTCCATGTTAAAACGCTGCACCTTAAGCCCCGAAGCAAAAGACATTTTCGACCGCTATAACCAGGAAGGGCAAAGCATCATGCTGGTAATGGGGCATTATGGCAACTGGGAATGGGCCGGCAATACCTTCAGCATCCTTTGTAAGCAAAAACTGTTTGTGGTGTATCACCCGTTTCGCAATAAATACTTCAACGGGTTGATCGTTCGCATGCGTACGCGCTTCGGCACCGGGCTTATTGCCATGAAAGACACCTTTAAAGACATGGTGCGAAACAAGGCAATGATCACCACCACGGCCTTTATTGCCGACCAAACACCTTCGCCCGAAAGCGCCTCCTGGACTACTTTTTTAAACCAGGATACCCCTGTTTTCAAGGGCACCGAAAAAATTGCCCAGAAAATGGGTTATCCTATTGTTTACATAACAATAAAGCGGCTGAAAAGAGGTTATTACAACATATTGGCGGAAGTTTTAGTGGAAAACGCTAAAAACACCGCCGAGGGGGAAATATCTGAATTGCACACCGCCAGACTGGAAAAAGACATCCGTGAACAACCTGAAATATGGCTCTGGTCACACAGAAGATGGAAGCACAAACGCCCGGTAGAAAAAAAATCATTCGTATAA
- a CDS encoding gliding motility-associated C-terminal domain-containing protein encodes MPSLLRTVLVLTALCISSVLTAQDFSNKGKDFWIGYGNHVRMFTGTPAEKMQLYITSDVATSGQVTIASIGFSQSFTVQPNQITTIDIPRAAALMDDGLYNHGIHVTADKPVVVYSFIYVSAVSGATVCLPTATLGRDYYSVNYTQRSNDPSSYSYFFVIAADTGTTTVEITPSATTKGGKAANVPFLVTLQQGQIYNVLGTISGNSGVDLTGSRVRSLNNGSGCKRIAVFCGSGKITIGCPGAGTADNLYQEMYPTATWGKKYITVPELTNPTNIFRIVKSDPTANVTLNGSPIAATSFVNNFYYEFTSNTTNVIESDKPILVSEYFTTQGCDGNTSNGDPEMIYLNPVEQTIAAVTLNSMQPPGININTHFLNVVLKNDPSAISSFKIDGASFNSFTPVPQDNGYVFAQIRTTAGTHNITCDTGFNIIAYGLGNVESYGFSGGMNLKDLYQFISIKNEYSIVDYPATCTDAPFNFSMTFPYMPTKVQWQFGGLYPDELINSPVADSSFVKNGKQLYLYRLPNLYKGPAPGTYPIKIIANNPTPDGCTGEQEIDFDLKVYPKPTAGFAFTGTCLGDTTYFTDQSQTGDNPIIKWSWSFGNGDVSGAKNPYEIYKTAATFNASLSAITQVGCLTDTVQKPVIINPLPVAAFQTTGPYCVGHDINVQDGSTISSGTIASYTWTMGDGQTLTKTSNAAFNYTYAATGSYTINLTAQSDQGCINKAPAKQIAITAQPTAGFILPENCLSDPFSKFTDTSTIADGTQASFQYLWTFGDPNSTPANNTASVQNPQHKYTATGNYTVFLKVTSNNGCADSVKQVLTINGTTPQAAFAFDDGNSVCSNKLLTFTNNSTVDFGNIIRLEIYWDYGNDPTNKTIDEDPTAGKKYSSQYPVLFNPATKNYLVQVVAYSGQTCLSSSSKTFTELAIPQLQFNPITPVCIDVAPFQLTQASVLNGLTGFGVYTGKGVSKGGVFSPATAKAGTDTLQYVFTADNSCVNSITQTEEVYPLPIVNAGPDSYMLEGNYFTLPATASGNNLSYRWTPPTALSNPAILQPQASPADDISYTLTATSSEGCKASDDINIKVLKAIHVPNAFSPNGDGIHDRWEIKYLNTYPGATVEVFNRYGQLVYKSAGYSQSWDGMFNGSPLPVGTYYYIINPGNGRTTMSGYVDIIR; translated from the coding sequence ATGCCCAGCTTGCTTAGAACTGTATTGGTACTGACTGCTCTATGCATTTCTTCCGTATTAACTGCACAGGATTTTTCCAATAAGGGGAAAGATTTCTGGATTGGCTATGGCAACCACGTACGCATGTTTACCGGTACCCCGGCTGAGAAAATGCAATTGTACATTACTTCCGATGTGGCCACCTCTGGCCAGGTTACCATTGCCAGTATCGGGTTCTCACAAAGTTTTACGGTTCAGCCCAATCAAATTACCACCATCGATATTCCAAGGGCAGCTGCATTGATGGATGATGGTTTGTATAACCACGGCATTCATGTAACCGCTGATAAGCCGGTAGTTGTATATAGTTTTATTTATGTAAGTGCGGTTTCGGGCGCCACCGTTTGTTTACCTACCGCTACGCTTGGCAGGGATTACTACTCAGTGAATTATACCCAGCGCTCCAACGACCCCAGCTCTTATTCCTATTTTTTTGTAATAGCCGCCGATACCGGCACCACTACGGTGGAAATAACACCGAGCGCTACTACCAAAGGCGGAAAGGCTGCCAATGTTCCTTTTCTGGTTACTTTACAACAGGGCCAGATCTATAATGTGCTGGGCACCATCTCCGGCAACAGTGGCGTTGACCTTACCGGGTCAAGGGTGCGATCGTTGAACAATGGTTCGGGCTGTAAACGCATTGCAGTTTTTTGCGGAAGCGGTAAAATTACCATTGGGTGCCCGGGAGCCGGTACGGCCGATAACCTGTACCAGGAAATGTACCCCACCGCTACCTGGGGGAAGAAATACATCACCGTGCCCGAGCTGACCAACCCCACGAATATCTTTCGCATTGTAAAATCGGATCCCACGGCAAACGTTACGCTAAATGGTTCGCCCATTGCGGCAACCAGTTTTGTAAACAACTTTTATTACGAATTCACCAGTAATACCACCAATGTTATTGAGTCTGACAAACCCATCCTGGTTTCGGAGTATTTTACTACGCAGGGTTGTGATGGCAATACCTCCAACGGTGATCCGGAGATGATCTATTTAAACCCGGTTGAACAAACCATTGCTGCCGTTACCTTAAACTCCATGCAGCCGCCGGGTATTAATATCAATACGCATTTTCTAAATGTGGTGTTGAAAAATGATCCGTCTGCCATCAGTAGTTTTAAGATAGACGGGGCATCATTTAACAGTTTTACCCCTGTGCCGCAGGATAATGGATATGTGTTTGCGCAAATAAGAACGACAGCAGGTACGCATAATATTACCTGTGACACCGGTTTCAATATCATTGCCTATGGACTGGGAAATGTGGAGTCGTATGGTTTTTCGGGCGGGATGAACCTGAAAGACCTTTACCAGTTTATTTCAATAAAGAACGAATACTCAATTGTTGATTACCCGGCTACCTGTACCGATGCGCCGTTTAATTTCTCCATGACCTTTCCGTATATGCCCACCAAAGTACAGTGGCAGTTCGGTGGGTTGTACCCCGATGAATTGATCAATTCGCCCGTAGCGGATTCCTCGTTTGTAAAAAATGGCAAACAACTCTACCTGTACCGGCTGCCTAACCTATATAAAGGACCGGCGCCGGGAACATATCCCATCAAGATCATCGCCAATAATCCAACGCCCGATGGCTGCACCGGCGAACAGGAAATAGATTTCGATCTGAAGGTATATCCGAAACCCACAGCAGGATTTGCTTTTACCGGTACCTGTTTGGGCGATACCACTTACTTTACCGATCAATCGCAAACAGGCGACAACCCGATCATCAAATGGTCGTGGAGCTTTGGCAATGGAGATGTATCGGGTGCAAAGAATCCTTATGAGATCTACAAAACAGCGGCTACTTTCAACGCGTCTTTATCTGCCATAACGCAGGTAGGCTGTTTAACCGATACGGTACAAAAACCGGTAATCATAAATCCATTGCCGGTGGCGGCTTTTCAAACCACCGGTCCATATTGTGTAGGGCACGATATTAATGTGCAGGATGGATCAACCATCAGCAGCGGTACTATTGCCAGCTACACCTGGACTATGGGGGATGGTCAAACGCTTACAAAAACATCCAATGCTGCTTTTAATTATACATACGCAGCAACGGGCAGCTATACCATTAATTTAACTGCCCAAAGCGATCAGGGCTGTATCAATAAAGCGCCCGCCAAACAAATTGCTATTACCGCACAGCCAACCGCCGGGTTTATTTTGCCGGAAAACTGTTTGAGTGATCCCTTTTCAAAATTCACCGATACCAGTACTATTGCCGATGGCACGCAGGCCTCCTTTCAATACCTGTGGACGTTTGGCGATCCCAATTCTACGCCGGCGAATAATACCGCTTCCGTACAAAATCCGCAGCATAAGTACACCGCTACCGGTAATTATACCGTGTTCTTAAAGGTTACTTCCAATAATGGCTGTGCCGATTCGGTTAAACAGGTGCTCACCATAAATGGTACTACGCCGCAGGCTGCATTTGCCTTCGATGATGGCAATTCCGTTTGCAGTAACAAACTACTTACGTTCACCAATAATTCAACAGTTGATTTTGGGAACATCATTCGCCTGGAAATTTACTGGGATTATGGCAACGACCCTACCAACAAAACAATAGATGAAGATCCCACTGCCGGCAAAAAATACAGTTCACAATACCCGGTACTGTTTAACCCCGCTACAAAAAATTACCTGGTACAGGTGGTGGCTTACTCCGGGCAAACCTGTTTGAGTTCTTCCAGTAAAACGTTCACGGAACTGGCCATTCCTCAATTACAATTCAACCCCATTACCCCGGTTTGTATAGATGTGGCGCCTTTTCAATTAACCCAGGCATCGGTACTGAATGGACTGACCGGATTTGGCGTGTATACAGGTAAAGGCGTTAGCAAGGGCGGGGTGTTCAGTCCGGCCACAGCCAAAGCAGGAACAGATACCCTGCAGTATGTGTTTACCGCTGACAACAGTTGCGTAAATTCAATAACACAAACAGAAGAGGTATATCCCCTGCCCATAGTAAATGCAGGGCCCGACAGCTATATGCTGGAAGGAAATTATTTTACGTTGCCGGCCACGGCTTCGGGCAATAACCTGAGCTACAGATGGACGCCGCCTACCGCATTAAGTAACCCGGCCATTCTGCAGCCCCAGGCTTCGCCAGCTGACGATATCAGTTATACCCTTACGGCCACTTCATCGGAGGGCTGCAAAGCTTCAGACGACATTAATATTAAAGTATTAAAGGCGATCCATGTACCCAATGCCTTCTCGCCAAACGGGGATGGCATCCATGATCGCTGGGAGATCAAATACCTGAACACCTATCCCGGTGCTACGGTTGAAGTGTTTAACCGGTATGGACAACTGGTTTACAAGTCGGCAGGTTATTCGCAATCATGGGATGGAATGTTCAATGGAAGTCCGTTGCCTGTAGGAACGTATTATTATATCATCAATCCGGGAAATGGCAGAACCACGATGTCGGGTTATGTAGATATTATTCGATAG